The proteins below are encoded in one region of Dyella jiangningensis:
- a CDS encoding DUF1272 domain-containing protein: MLELRPTCEQCNKALPPDSTEAMICSFECTFCSDCVASLQNVCPNCGGGFAPRPIRPMRDWKNGNSLLRYPATTHVTYKPVALASHAEFATAPGALPPDRR, encoded by the coding sequence ATGCTGGAGCTTCGCCCCACTTGTGAGCAATGCAACAAGGCGCTGCCGCCGGATTCGACCGAGGCGATGATCTGCTCGTTCGAATGCACGTTCTGCAGCGATTGCGTGGCAAGCCTGCAAAACGTCTGCCCGAACTGTGGCGGCGGCTTCGCGCCTCGGCCCATCCGGCCCATGCGCGACTGGAAGAACGGCAACTCGCTGCTGCGCTATCCCGCGACGACGCACGTCACCTACAAGCCGGTCGCGCTGGCGAGCCACGCCGAATTCGCCACCGCGCCAGGCGCGCTGCCACCCGACCGGCGCTGA
- a CDS encoding extensin family protein, whose amino-acid sequence MRVTLLLLLLLVVVVLGLWLSGWRPPDRFNPWAPLDVRAEPDLFLRYKLHRLDEDPARCRAALAQAGARFTPLPDHAGRDGCGWHDAVQLSGTGIAQLTHPTTVTCPLAASLVMLDRHVMQPAAEAVFGQPVRTMDHVGSYACRNVYGEQDAALSSHATAEAIDVTAFRLGDGRVVRIGSDWHRGSSGVFLHRVEDEGCRYFGIVLGPDYNIAHQTHFHLQESRGMGGWCR is encoded by the coding sequence ATGCGCGTCACGCTGCTCCTGCTGCTGTTGCTTGTGGTGGTGGTGCTGGGCCTCTGGCTCAGCGGCTGGCGTCCGCCGGACCGCTTCAATCCGTGGGCGCCGCTGGACGTGCGCGCCGAACCCGACCTGTTCCTGCGCTACAAGCTGCACCGTCTGGATGAGGATCCCGCGCGCTGCCGTGCCGCGCTCGCGCAGGCCGGCGCGCGGTTCACCCCGCTGCCGGACCACGCCGGCCGCGACGGATGCGGCTGGCACGATGCCGTGCAGTTGAGCGGCACCGGCATCGCGCAGCTGACGCACCCCACCACGGTGACCTGCCCGTTGGCTGCATCGCTGGTGATGCTGGACCGCCACGTGATGCAGCCGGCGGCGGAAGCGGTATTCGGGCAACCGGTCCGTACGATGGATCACGTCGGCAGTTATGCCTGCCGCAACGTGTATGGCGAACAGGACGCGGCGCTGAGCTCGCATGCCACCGCCGAGGCCATCGACGTCACCGCGTTCCGGCTGGGCGATGGCCGCGTGGTGCGGATCGGCAGCGATTGGCATCGCGGATCGTCCGGCGTGTTCCTGCACCGCGTGGAAGACGAAGGCTGCCGCTACTTCGGCATCGTGCTCGGACCTGACTACAACATCGCGCACCAGACCCATTTCCATCTGCAGGAAAGCCGCGGGATGGGCGGCTGGTGCCGATGA
- a CDS encoding helix-turn-helix domain-containing protein yields the protein MGQHYSHLSAEERGAIMVGKARGESARQLGRLLGRS from the coding sequence ATGGGACAGCACTACAGCCATCTGAGCGCCGAAGAGCGAGGTGCGATCATGGTGGGCAAGGCCCGTGGCGAGAGCGCAAGGCAGTTGGGGCGGTTGCTGGGTCGCTCCG
- a CDS encoding DUF763 domain-containing protein, with protein MRAGARRSWSSQRMSRRSGSADLPLHGGRVPRWLADRMTKLGALMAEAIVREYGRDELLRRLAHPFWFQCFGAVMGMDWHSSGITTSVIGALKRGLAPMSGELGIHVCGGRGKHSRATPAELMGIGERVGFDGAALAQASRLVAKVDSAAVQDGFDLYLHGFVVSDEGRWVVIQQGMNGERRQARRYHWLSEGLQGFLDDPHAAVDGPGQGRIINLADRRARDSRDAQLELLHTLGPDRILRELQLLEGDRARPEAPLQLGLLPHLMLPDHHDVRASDVVTRRLHGNLAAAAANGPRDFTELLQVPGVGARTVRALAMVAEVLHGAPCRFTDPARFSMAHGGKDRHPFPVPTRVYDHTIDVLKSAITQSKLGNDERMAALRRLDEQSRRLERDARGPSVPGLIAEERRLSHAYGGRSVFGWEPAPPEATPLAKKRTQP; from the coding sequence ATGCGCGCGGGTGCGCGCCGTTCGTGGAGTTCCCAACGCATGAGCCGACGATCCGGAAGCGCCGACCTGCCGCTGCATGGCGGCCGCGTGCCGCGCTGGCTGGCCGATCGCATGACGAAGCTTGGCGCGCTGATGGCCGAGGCGATCGTGCGCGAATACGGCCGCGACGAACTGCTGCGTCGTCTTGCGCATCCGTTCTGGTTCCAGTGCTTCGGCGCCGTGATGGGCATGGATTGGCATTCCTCCGGCATCACCACCAGCGTGATCGGCGCACTCAAGCGTGGGCTCGCGCCGATGTCCGGCGAGCTGGGCATCCACGTGTGCGGCGGCCGTGGCAAGCACTCGCGCGCGACGCCGGCGGAGCTCATGGGCATCGGCGAGCGCGTGGGTTTTGACGGCGCCGCGCTGGCGCAGGCGAGCCGGCTGGTGGCGAAGGTGGACAGCGCCGCGGTGCAGGACGGTTTCGATCTGTACCTGCATGGCTTCGTGGTCAGCGACGAAGGCCGCTGGGTGGTGATCCAGCAGGGCATGAACGGCGAGCGCCGCCAGGCGCGTCGCTATCACTGGCTGTCGGAAGGCCTGCAAGGTTTCCTCGATGATCCGCATGCCGCGGTGGATGGCCCCGGCCAGGGACGCATCATCAATCTCGCCGACCGTCGTGCGCGCGACTCGCGCGATGCGCAGCTGGAACTGCTGCATACGCTGGGCCCCGACCGCATCCTGCGCGAGTTGCAGTTGCTCGAAGGCGATCGCGCACGGCCCGAGGCGCCGTTGCAACTCGGACTGCTGCCGCACCTGATGCTGCCCGACCATCATGACGTGCGCGCCAGCGACGTGGTCACGCGCCGCCTGCACGGCAATCTCGCGGCCGCCGCGGCGAATGGCCCCAGGGATTTCACCGAACTGCTGCAGGTGCCGGGCGTGGGTGCACGCACGGTGCGTGCGTTGGCGATGGTGGCCGAGGTACTGCATGGTGCACCGTGCCGCTTTACCGACCCGGCGCGCTTCTCGATGGCGCACGGCGGCAAGGATCGCCACCCGTTCCCCGTGCCTACGCGCGTGTACGACCACACCATCGACGTACTGAAGAGCGCGATCACGCAGTCGAAGCTGGGGAACGACGAGCGCATGGCGGCGCTGCGTCGGCTGGACGAGCAGTCGCGCCGGCTGGAGCGGGATGCGCGTGGTCCGTCCGTCCCCGGGCTGATTGCCGAAGAGCGCCGTCTTTCGCACGCCTACGGCGGACGCAGCGTGTTCGGCTGGGAACCCGCGCCGCCGGAGGCAACGCCGCTCGCGAAGAAGCGGACCCAGCCTTAG
- a CDS encoding GNAT family N-acetyltransferase → MDHVPTIRRASGADVTALLALVAEHAAYERLPQRAGERPAALADALDHEPPWLYAWLAEVDRDVVGYASATRDFSTLDAAFYLHMDCLYVREDWRGHGIGLQLWRTVRDFASTHRCAALQWQTPWWNLDAARFYRRLGPSEVAKLRYRLSLGEA, encoded by the coding sequence GTGGACCACGTGCCCACCATCCGGCGCGCGAGCGGAGCGGACGTCACCGCCCTGCTCGCGCTCGTGGCCGAGCATGCCGCCTATGAACGCCTGCCGCAGCGGGCTGGCGAGCGGCCGGCCGCGCTCGCGGACGCACTCGACCATGAACCGCCGTGGCTGTATGCGTGGCTCGCGGAAGTCGATCGGGACGTGGTCGGCTATGCGAGCGCCACCCGCGATTTCTCCACGCTCGATGCCGCCTTCTACCTGCATATGGATTGCCTCTATGTGCGCGAAGACTGGCGAGGCCATGGCATCGGTCTCCAGCTGTGGCGGACCGTCCGCGATTTCGCCAGCACGCACCGCTGCGCCGCGCTCCAATGGCAGACACCGTGGTGGAACCTCGATGCCGCGCGTTTCTATCGCCGGCTTGGCCCGTCGGAGGTTGCCAAGCTGCGCTACCGCCTGTCGCTCGGCGAGGCCTGA
- a CDS encoding EamA/RhaT family transporter, giving the protein MIYVLMSVACSVLVSVLLKLARRLQVDVGQAIAWNYVATSVLTWSVFHPALAVLRSAQAPWLGFVGLGLLLPLIFLALASSVRSAGIVRTDAAQRLSLLISLLAAFLWFGETLSLAKGAGVAIGLLALLCMVWKVDTRGSDEARGWLWPLVVFAGFGLIDILFKQVARAGTPFAASLQAMFALAFVVSLAILLWRRWHDRTFFTLRDAIAGLLLGLANFGNIVFYVRGHQALPDHPSLVFASMNLGVVALGAVVGTAAFRERLSGVNVLGLGLALGAIGLIAWG; this is encoded by the coding sequence ATGATCTATGTGTTGATGAGCGTCGCCTGCAGCGTGCTGGTGTCGGTGCTGCTCAAGCTCGCGCGGCGGCTGCAAGTGGACGTGGGCCAGGCCATCGCGTGGAACTACGTGGCGACCAGCGTGCTTACCTGGAGCGTGTTCCATCCGGCACTCGCCGTGCTGCGCAGCGCGCAGGCGCCGTGGCTGGGCTTCGTGGGCCTGGGCCTGCTGCTGCCGCTGATCTTCCTCGCGCTGGCGTCATCCGTGCGCAGCGCCGGCATCGTGCGCACGGACGCCGCGCAACGCCTGTCGCTGCTGATCTCGCTGCTGGCGGCCTTCCTGTGGTTCGGCGAGACCTTGAGCCTCGCCAAGGGCGCCGGCGTCGCGATCGGCCTGCTCGCGCTGCTGTGCATGGTGTGGAAGGTCGACACGCGCGGCAGTGACGAGGCGCGGGGCTGGCTGTGGCCACTGGTGGTATTCGCCGGCTTCGGCCTCATCGACATCCTGTTCAAGCAGGTGGCGCGCGCGGGCACCCCGTTCGCGGCCTCGCTGCAGGCCATGTTCGCACTGGCCTTCGTGGTATCGCTGGCGATCCTGCTGTGGCGCCGCTGGCACGACCGCACCTTCTTCACTCTGCGCGACGCCATCGCCGGCCTGCTGCTGGGCCTGGCCAACTTCGGCAACATCGTGTTCTACGTACGCGGCCACCAGGCCTTGCCCGATCATCCTTCGCTGGTGTTCGCGAGCATGAATCTGGGTGTGGTGGCCTTGGGTGCGGTGGTGGGCACGGCGGCGTTCCGCGAGCGGTTGAGTGGGGTGAATGTGCTGGGGCTGGGGCTGGCGTTGGGGGCGATCGGGTTGATTGCCTGGGGGTGA
- a CDS encoding sensor domain-containing diguanylate cyclase — MHQPSQPYRERWVLLAKMVAVLLAIFITVAGSLLLAQHTGSVMSIWVPNGVLVAVLLYAPERRWLAYLLLYIAAFMLAHYATAGGLLGMHPWMALALALINCLEILIVAAAIHHGFPRIAEDTRFLRLGRIAFGATLVACAVSALMAAFILRVAIGAPYWNTVDWWFRSRVLGMVIVGTLSLVTLIQQRRMFGQPGSRLRMSRDIALHAAITIAAFAQSRYPLLFIVFAPLLYLVFHYRFPGLVIGIAIVSAVTTVATALGRGPFDLILAVTPGERALLAQIYLGVLCVVAVPVALALADRRRLERRVKDSESRYRLLADYASDLIMRISRDGRRRYVSPSVKDLLGWDIDEFMDSGVELIHPDDREHVAAAVARLWETGKPSLTEYRVRCRSGHYLWLEALARVAPSPDRSGEMELVYTGRDITEAKVAQEALAESEQRLRTITDNVPAVIAHIDAEQRYTFVNGYVSAMVGVEPSAMIGRSVEDVRGPEVYAVLKPHIELALEGTTTTFEYEADYANRRYYFQATYLPARTASGEANGIYTLTTEITRIKQAEQQLAFLAHHDTLTGIANRRSFSEGIDKAVRHAALVDAPLLLLMIDVDHFKQINDTHGHAAGDAVLHEVAHRLRAAIRASDLLARLGGDEFVILCEDVATREEAEALARKVTATMATPVLFGHRRLQVTLSVGVALCRRIDTADTLMHIADQALYRAKERGRARYDITSDDA; from the coding sequence ATGCACCAGCCATCCCAGCCCTACCGCGAGCGATGGGTCCTGCTCGCCAAGATGGTCGCGGTACTTCTGGCGATCTTCATCACCGTCGCCGGCTCCCTATTGCTCGCGCAGCACACCGGCAGCGTGATGTCGATCTGGGTCCCCAACGGCGTTCTGGTCGCCGTGCTGCTGTATGCGCCGGAGCGGCGATGGCTGGCCTATCTGCTGCTCTACATCGCGGCCTTCATGCTGGCGCACTACGCGACGGCCGGAGGCCTGCTGGGCATGCATCCGTGGATGGCCCTCGCGCTGGCGCTGATCAACTGCCTGGAAATCCTCATCGTGGCGGCGGCGATCCACCATGGCTTTCCGAGGATCGCCGAAGACACGCGCTTCCTGCGGCTGGGCCGCATCGCGTTCGGCGCCACCCTGGTCGCGTGTGCGGTTTCCGCGCTGATGGCGGCCTTCATCCTGCGGGTGGCCATCGGCGCGCCCTACTGGAACACCGTGGACTGGTGGTTCCGCTCGCGCGTGCTGGGCATGGTGATCGTGGGCACCCTGAGCCTGGTGACGCTGATCCAGCAGCGCCGCATGTTCGGCCAGCCCGGCAGCCGCCTGCGCATGTCGCGCGACATCGCCTTGCATGCCGCCATCACCATCGCGGCCTTCGCGCAGTCACGCTATCCCCTGCTGTTCATCGTGTTCGCACCGCTGCTGTACCTGGTGTTCCACTATCGGTTCCCCGGCCTGGTGATCGGCATCGCCATCGTGTCGGCGGTGACCACGGTGGCGACGGCGCTGGGGCGCGGGCCTTTCGACCTGATCCTCGCCGTTACGCCGGGCGAACGCGCCCTGCTCGCGCAGATCTATCTCGGCGTGCTGTGCGTCGTCGCGGTGCCAGTGGCGCTTGCGCTGGCCGATCGCCGGCGGCTCGAGCGCCGGGTCAAGGACAGTGAAAGCCGCTACCGGTTGCTGGCCGATTACGCGAGCGACCTCATCATGCGCATCTCGCGCGATGGCAGGCGCCGCTATGTATCGCCGTCGGTGAAGGACCTGCTGGGCTGGGACATCGACGAGTTCATGGACAGCGGCGTCGAGCTGATCCATCCCGACGACCGCGAGCATGTCGCCGCGGCGGTCGCCCGGCTGTGGGAAACCGGCAAGCCCTCGCTCACCGAGTACCGCGTCCGCTGCCGCTCGGGCCACTACCTCTGGCTGGAAGCGCTGGCGCGCGTGGCGCCCAGCCCGGATCGCTCCGGCGAGATGGAGCTGGTCTACACCGGCCGCGACATCACCGAGGCAAAGGTGGCCCAGGAAGCGCTGGCCGAAAGCGAGCAACGGCTGCGCACGATCACCGACAACGTGCCCGCCGTCATCGCGCATATCGATGCCGAACAGCGCTACACCTTCGTCAACGGCTACGTGAGCGCCATGGTGGGCGTCGAGCCTTCCGCGATGATCGGACGCTCGGTCGAAGACGTCCGCGGCCCGGAGGTCTACGCCGTGCTCAAGCCGCACATCGAACTGGCGCTCGAAGGCACCACGACCACGTTCGAATACGAGGCGGACTACGCCAACCGGCGCTACTACTTCCAGGCCACCTACCTGCCGGCCCGCACCGCCAGCGGCGAGGCCAACGGCATCTACACGCTCACCACCGAGATCACGCGCATCAAGCAGGCGGAACAGCAGCTCGCCTTCCTCGCACACCACGACACGCTGACCGGCATCGCCAACCGGCGCTCGTTCAGCGAAGGCATCGACAAGGCGGTACGACATGCTGCATTGGTCGACGCGCCACTGTTGCTGCTGATGATCGACGTGGACCACTTCAAGCAGATCAACGATACGCACGGCCACGCGGCCGGCGATGCCGTGCTGCACGAGGTGGCGCACCGGCTGCGGGCAGCCATACGCGCATCGGATCTATTGGCGCGGCTGGGCGGTGACGAGTTCGTGATCCTGTGCGAGGACGTTGCCACGCGCGAGGAAGCCGAAGCGCTCGCGCGCAAGGTCACCGCCACCATGGCCACGCCCGTCCTGTTCGGGCATCGCCGGTTGCAGGTCACGCTCAGCGTCGGCGTGGCCCTGTGCCGCCGCATCGACACGGCCGACACGCTGATGCATATCGCCGACCAGGCGCTGTATCGCGCCAAGGAGCGTGGCCGCGCCCGCTACGACATCACCTCGGACGACGCGTGA
- the ftrA gene encoding transcriptional regulator FtrA, with protein MKNPPKRSRRPSAPINRDVAVLVYDGLCTFEFGIAVEMFGLPRPELKDWYRFRLCAVDRGPMRAAGGMRVLADAGLEDLAGAGTVIVPGWRGIDAAPPPALLDALRKAHANGARLLSFCSGVFVLAATGLLDGRRATTHWRYADALAARFPRIRIEPDVLYVDEGDVLTSAGSAAALDLSLHLIRRDFGPEAANSVARRAVVPAHRDGGQAQFIQAPLPEQGATLGKLLEWMRRHLDQPLPLPELAERARMSERTLLRRFEDATGCSPKQWLTRERLNRARELLEGSDLPVERVADVCGFGSADTLRHHFRHHVKLSPARYRERFAHAS; from the coding sequence ATGAAAAATCCGCCAAAGCGTTCCAGACGTCCATCCGCACCGATCAACCGCGACGTGGCGGTGCTGGTCTACGACGGCCTGTGCACCTTCGAATTCGGTATTGCCGTCGAGATGTTTGGACTGCCGCGTCCCGAACTGAAGGACTGGTACCGCTTCAGGCTGTGTGCCGTCGACCGCGGGCCGATGCGCGCGGCGGGCGGCATGCGCGTACTGGCCGATGCGGGCCTCGAAGACCTGGCCGGGGCCGGCACGGTGATCGTGCCCGGCTGGCGTGGGATCGATGCCGCGCCGCCACCGGCCCTGCTCGATGCGCTGCGCAAGGCGCATGCGAACGGCGCGCGACTGCTGTCGTTCTGTTCCGGCGTGTTCGTGCTGGCCGCCACGGGCTTGCTCGACGGCCGTCGTGCGACCACGCACTGGCGCTACGCCGATGCACTGGCCGCGCGCTTTCCGCGCATCCGCATCGAACCGGACGTGCTCTATGTCGACGAAGGCGACGTGCTCACCTCGGCCGGCTCCGCCGCCGCACTGGATCTGTCGCTGCACCTGATTCGCCGCGACTTCGGACCGGAGGCGGCCAACTCGGTGGCGCGCCGCGCCGTGGTGCCGGCGCATCGCGATGGCGGGCAGGCCCAGTTCATCCAGGCGCCGCTGCCGGAGCAGGGCGCGACGCTGGGCAAGCTGCTGGAGTGGATGCGGCGCCACCTCGACCAGCCCCTGCCGCTGCCCGAGCTCGCCGAACGCGCGCGCATGAGCGAACGCACCCTGCTGCGTCGCTTCGAGGACGCCACCGGCTGCTCGCCCAAGCAATGGCTTACGCGCGAACGCCTCAATCGCGCGCGCGAGCTGCTCGAAGGCAGCGACCTCCCGGTGGAGCGCGTGGCGGACGTCTGCGGCTTCGGCAGCGCGGATACGCTGCGCCACCATTTCCGCCATCATGTGAAGCTCAGCCCCGCGCGCTATCGCGAACGTTTCGCGCACGCGAGCTGA
- a CDS encoding rhodanese-like domain-containing protein: protein MSSVVQRFPAAASTDALAHFQARLGFETDCADVYYATNHETKDFVLLDVRTPTLYAAGHVPGAINMPTRTISEQRLAEYPDDTLFVVYCAGPHCNGANKAAVKLAQLGRPVKEMIGGLTGWIDEGFGLER from the coding sequence ATGAGCAGTGTCGTCCAGCGCTTTCCCGCCGCCGCCAGCACCGATGCACTGGCGCATTTCCAGGCCCGCCTCGGCTTCGAAACCGACTGCGCCGACGTGTACTACGCGACCAACCACGAAACCAAGGATTTCGTGCTGCTGGACGTGCGCACCCCCACGCTCTACGCCGCCGGCCACGTGCCCGGCGCCATCAACATGCCCACGCGCACCATCAGCGAGCAGCGGCTGGCCGAGTATCCGGACGACACCTTGTTCGTCGTCTACTGCGCCGGCCCGCACTGCAACGGCGCCAACAAGGCCGCGGTGAAGCTTGCCCAGCTCGGCCGGCCGGTGAAGGAGATGATCGGCGGCCTCACCGGCTGGATCGACGAAGGCTTCGGCCTGGAGCGTTGA
- a CDS encoding MFS transporter: MSSTYPEHGGAPEHSAEQIGRLHAHARVAPGEIAVGVIIGRTSEHFDFFVFGISCALVFPQVLFPFTDTLHGMLYAFTVFSLAFIARPFGTALFMDFQRRWSRGTKLTIALFLLGSATAGMAFLPSYRQVGDWAIGLLVLFRILQGIALGGSWDGLPSLLALNAPPDKRGWYAMLGQLSAPIGFLVAGALFLFLHESLSDEDFIDWGWRYPFFVAFAINVVALFARLRLVVTEEYTVAMEERELEPVGSLTILRTQGYNIFIGAFAALASYALFHLVTIFPLSWIVLGSMQPVNSVLVAEIIGAFACILGMIISGLLADRVGRRTTLGTMAALIAIFALITPWLLGGGKWGQDAFIILGFGGLGLSYGQAAGSVTSNFEMHLRYTGAAFTTDFAWLIGAAFAPLVALGLSMRFGLVAVSAYLLSGVLCTLLALRVNRALAARE; the protein is encoded by the coding sequence ATGTCAAGCACGTACCCCGAACATGGCGGCGCACCGGAACACTCGGCGGAGCAGATCGGTCGCCTGCATGCGCACGCAAGGGTGGCTCCCGGAGAGATTGCCGTCGGCGTGATCATCGGTCGTACGTCCGAGCACTTCGATTTCTTCGTGTTCGGTATTTCTTGCGCACTGGTGTTTCCGCAGGTGCTGTTTCCTTTCACCGACACGCTGCACGGCATGCTTTACGCTTTCACGGTCTTTTCACTGGCCTTCATCGCGCGGCCGTTCGGCACAGCGTTGTTCATGGATTTCCAGCGGCGTTGGAGTCGCGGCACCAAGCTCACCATCGCGCTGTTCCTGCTCGGCAGCGCCACGGCGGGCATGGCGTTCCTGCCCAGCTACCGACAGGTCGGTGACTGGGCGATCGGGTTGCTGGTGCTGTTCCGCATCCTGCAGGGTATTGCGCTGGGCGGTTCGTGGGACGGCCTGCCCTCGCTGCTCGCATTGAATGCGCCGCCGGACAAGCGCGGCTGGTACGCGATGCTCGGGCAACTCTCCGCGCCGATCGGTTTCCTGGTGGCCGGCGCCTTGTTCCTGTTCCTGCACGAAAGCCTTTCCGATGAAGACTTCATCGACTGGGGCTGGCGCTATCCGTTCTTCGTCGCCTTCGCCATCAATGTGGTGGCCTTGTTCGCACGCCTGCGCCTGGTGGTGACGGAGGAATACACCGTCGCGATGGAAGAGCGCGAACTCGAACCCGTCGGCAGCCTGACCATCCTGCGCACGCAGGGCTACAACATCTTCATCGGCGCGTTCGCCGCGCTCGCCAGCTACGCGTTGTTCCACCTGGTGACGATCTTCCCGCTGTCATGGATCGTGCTCGGCTCGATGCAGCCGGTGAACTCGGTGCTGGTGGCGGAGATCATTGGCGCGTTCGCGTGCATCCTCGGCATGATCATCTCCGGCCTGCTGGCCGATCGCGTGGGTCGACGCACCACGCTGGGCACCATGGCCGCGCTGATCGCGATCTTCGCGCTGATCACGCCATGGCTGCTGGGCGGCGGCAAGTGGGGGCAGGACGCCTTCATTATCCTTGGATTCGGCGGTCTGGGTCTTTCCTACGGGCAGGCGGCCGGCAGCGTGACGTCCAACTTCGAGATGCACCTGCGTTATACGGGCGCGGCCTTCACCACCGACTTCGCCTGGCTGATCGGCGCGGCGTTTGCGCCGCTGGTCGCGTTGGGTTTGTCGATGCGCTTCGGGCTGGTGGCGGTCAGTGCCTATCTGCTGTCGGGCGTGTTGTGCACGCTGCTGGCGCTGCGGGTGAATCGCGCGCTGGCCGCGCGCGAATGA